Proteins encoded within one genomic window of Deltaproteobacteria bacterium HGW-Deltaproteobacteria-2:
- a CDS encoding antitermination protein NusG: MPWYVVHTRSRHEYKVNTRLIQKNLTTFLPEIESWSKQKDRRKKILTPLFPGYVFAETTILDNETKLAILKTAGVVCILGKKENSEPIPVPDNKIDAIRCFVNTKTEIFTIQFPREGEPARIIDGPLAGIEGIVVKSNVKKELFVVSIEILQRYVAIQLKGFQISKI, encoded by the coding sequence ATGCCATGGTACGTCGTACACACAAGAAGCAGACATGAATATAAGGTAAACACCCGCCTTATTCAAAAGAATTTAACTACTTTTTTACCTGAGATAGAATCATGGAGCAAGCAAAAAGACAGGAGAAAGAAAATACTTACTCCCCTTTTTCCCGGATATGTTTTTGCCGAAACCACTATTTTAGATAATGAAACAAAACTGGCCATTTTAAAAACAGCCGGCGTGGTGTGTATCTTAGGTAAAAAAGAAAATTCAGAACCAATTCCGGTGCCAGACAATAAGATTGACGCTATACGTTGTTTTGTGAATACCAAAACGGAAATTTTTACAATTCAATTTCCCCGAGAGGGAGAGCCGGCTCGCATAATTGACGGGCCGCTTGCCGGAATAGAGGGAATAGTTGTCAAAAGTAATGTCAAAAAAGAGCTTTTTGTTGTTTCTATAGAAATTTTACAAAGATATGTGGCAATACAATTAAAAGGATTTCAAATAAGCAAAATTTGA
- a CDS encoding tungsten formylmethanofuran dehydrogenase — translation MKGYIKINKEICKECLLCIHFCPKGHIVPTKEYNFYSYHPVGTNEEKECTGCGICATMCPEVAIEVYRE, via the coding sequence TTGAAGGGATATATTAAAATTAATAAAGAAATCTGCAAGGAATGCCTTCTTTGCATCCATTTTTGTCCAAAAGGTCATATTGTTCCCACTAAAGAATACAATTTCTATAGTTACCATCCTGTCGGTACAAATGAAGAAAAGGAATGCACCGGTTGCGGCATATGCGCTACCATGTGTCCGGAGGTAGCTATCGAGGTTTACCGTGAATAA
- a CDS encoding 3-methyl-2-oxobutanoate dehydrogenase subunit VorB (catalyzes the coenzyme A-dependent oxidation of 3-methyl-2-oxobutanoate coupled to the reduction of ferredoxin producing S-(2-methylpropanoyl)-CoA) yields the protein MNKVLMSGNFIICEAAIRAGCRFYAGYPITPQNEIPEYMAEHIRKTEGGIFIQSESEIAAINMIAGASATGLRVMTSSSSPGISLKQEGISSMAACELPGVIVNIMRGGPGLGNIRPSQGDYFQATRGGGHGDYRTIVLAPATCQELADLTMEAFDLADKYRNPVMILADGMMGQMMEPVIFKKPKPRVYNKKFMLQGAGNGKSKFIRGLLLDPIDMEEHNWKLARKYEVISKKETLYEEYNIDDAKMVIVAYGTAARIAKGAIKRLQSNGLNIGLFRPITLWPFPEQQLRLLSADIKHFLVFEMSTGQMLEDVRLALQGYADIRFHGRPGGAVPTPAELANVIARIYERTVK from the coding sequence GTGAATAAAGTACTAATGTCCGGAAATTTTATCATCTGTGAGGCGGCGATAAGGGCTGGATGCCGTTTTTATGCAGGCTATCCGATTACGCCTCAGAATGAGATCCCCGAATATATGGCCGAGCATATACGCAAAACCGAAGGCGGCATTTTTATTCAATCGGAAAGCGAAATTGCCGCAATTAACATGATTGCCGGAGCCAGTGCCACCGGTCTTAGAGTAATGACATCTTCATCCAGTCCCGGCATTTCCCTGAAACAGGAAGGTATTTCTTCCATGGCTGCCTGTGAACTTCCCGGCGTTATTGTCAATATTATGCGCGGTGGACCCGGCTTGGGTAATATCCGTCCTTCGCAAGGTGATTATTTTCAGGCAACGCGCGGCGGCGGACACGGAGACTATCGTACCATTGTTTTAGCTCCGGCAACCTGTCAGGAGTTAGCTGATTTAACAATGGAAGCTTTTGACCTTGCCGATAAATATCGTAATCCCGTTATGATTCTTGCTGACGGCATGATGGGTCAGATGATGGAACCTGTTATTTTTAAAAAACCCAAGCCCCGCGTTTACAATAAAAAATTTATGCTTCAAGGAGCCGGTAACGGTAAAAGCAAATTCATTCGCGGTTTGCTGCTGGATCCTATTGACATGGAAGAACATAACTGGAAACTGGCACGTAAATATGAAGTCATTTCCAAGAAAGAAACTCTTTATGAAGAATATAACATTGACGATGCCAAAATGGTCATCGTAGCATATGGAACAGCAGCTCGTATAGCTAAAGGAGCTATCAAACGATTGCAGAGCAACGGACTGAATATAGGACTTTTTCGTCCAATAACCCTCTGGCCTTTCCCTGAACAACAACTGAGATTATTGTCGGCAGATATTAAACACTTCCTTGTTTTTGAAATGAGCACGGGACAAATGCTGGAAGATGTACGGCTGGCCCTGCAAGGGTATGCTGATATTAGATTTCACGGCCGACCCGGTGGCGCGGTGCCTACTCCGGCCGAGCTTGCCAATGTTATAGCAAGAATTTACGAAAGAACGGTTAAATAA
- a CDS encoding 2-oxoglutarate oxidoreductase, with protein sequence MSKIVYQRPKSLKEAIFHYCPGCGHSIVHRIAAEVIDELGIRGITIGVPPAGCAVLAYNYFDVDMIEAPHGRGPAMASAIKRSLPDRVVFSYQGDGDLAAIGIAESFHAANRGENITIIFINNAVYGMTGGQMAPTTMLEQKTTTSPLGRNNKLDGYPIKVSEIFSQLKGVTYLERCMVNSPANIIKTKKAIKKAFQCQINGHGFSLIEILSPCPTNWKMSSVNSCKWIDEVMSKEFSPGVFKDDIPAATKTAEVES encoded by the coding sequence ATGTCAAAAATCGTTTACCAACGGCCGAAAAGCTTAAAAGAAGCGATCTTCCATTATTGCCCCGGTTGTGGACATAGTATTGTTCATCGTATTGCGGCTGAAGTTATTGATGAGTTGGGAATTAGAGGTATTACGATAGGTGTTCCTCCGGCAGGCTGCGCAGTTCTGGCTTATAATTATTTTGATGTGGATATGATTGAAGCACCGCACGGACGTGGTCCGGCAATGGCTTCGGCAATTAAACGTTCTCTACCGGATCGCGTTGTCTTCTCATATCAGGGAGACGGTGATCTGGCTGCGATTGGAATCGCGGAAAGTTTTCATGCGGCAAACCGCGGCGAAAATATTACTATCATATTCATCAATAACGCAGTCTACGGAATGACCGGCGGGCAGATGGCACCGACAACAATGCTGGAACAAAAGACAACAACCTCTCCTTTAGGCAGAAATAATAAATTAGATGGTTATCCGATAAAGGTAAGTGAAATTTTCTCCCAGTTAAAAGGCGTGACGTATTTGGAGCGATGCATGGTAAATTCTCCAGCCAATATAATTAAGACAAAGAAAGCCATCAAGAAAGCCTTTCAATGTCAGATTAACGGGCATGGTTTTTCACTCATTGAAATTCTTTCGCCTTGTCCGACTAACTGGAAAATGAGCTCTGTCAATTCCTGCAAATGGATTGACGAAGTAATGAGCAAGGAATTTTCCCCCGGCGTTTTTAAAGATGACATTCCCGCGGCAACAAAAACTGCGGAGGTGGAATCATGA
- a CDS encoding 2-oxoacid:ferredoxin oxidoreductase subunit gamma translates to MIVKTIFSGFGGQGVMMMGISLANSGMNKGFHVTYLPAYGAEMRGGTANCTVAIADEEIASPVASEPNYLVVLNSPSLFTFQNKVIADGTIFLNSSIINDRPHRHDVNVICVPCADIAQELGNIKVVNIIMMGAFIKVSGIVSPEIYLNSLESIMGSRKKSLAEINRKAFTAGFDYLKN, encoded by the coding sequence ATGATTGTCAAAACGATATTTTCCGGATTTGGCGGCCAGGGAGTCATGATGATGGGAATTAGTTTGGCCAACAGCGGGATGAATAAAGGATTTCACGTAACCTATCTTCCGGCATACGGCGCGGAAATGCGCGGTGGAACAGCTAACTGCACTGTAGCGATAGCTGATGAAGAAATCGCTTCTCCCGTCGCTTCGGAACCTAACTATCTTGTAGTTTTGAATTCCCCTTCCCTTTTCACTTTTCAAAATAAAGTTATCGCGGACGGAACGATTTTTTTGAATTCATCCATAATCAATGATCGTCCCCACCGGCACGACGTCAATGTCATTTGCGTTCCTTGCGCCGATATCGCTCAGGAACTTGGAAACATCAAAGTTGTTAATATCATCATGATGGGAGCATTTATAAAAGTATCAGGCATTGTTTCTCCCGAAATTTATTTAAACTCTCTGGAATCTATTATGGGCAGCCGTAAAAAATCTCTTGCGGAAATTAACCGCAAAGCTTTTACTGCCGGATTCGATTACCTGAAAAATTAA
- a CDS encoding peptide chain release factor-like protein — protein sequence MPVSSDKTKSLADRMLTLGVAESDFEESFIRSSGPGGQKVNKSSSCVYLIHIPTGLSVKCQRERSQSLNRFLARRLLLDKIEKQQIRFIAQEKEKLEKIRRQKRKRSKRAKEKILTAKHQQAEKKVLRGKVVIGEE from the coding sequence ATGCCCGTTTCTTCCGACAAAACAAAATCACTTGCGGACAGGATGCTTACACTTGGTGTAGCGGAAAGTGATTTTGAGGAATCTTTTATCCGTTCTTCAGGTCCCGGCGGACAAAAAGTCAATAAAAGTTCTTCCTGTGTTTATTTAATTCACATTCCGACCGGCCTTTCAGTCAAATGTCAGAGGGAACGCTCCCAATCGTTAAATCGTTTTCTGGCCCGAAGATTATTGCTGGATAAAATCGAAAAACAGCAAATACGTTTTATTGCCCAAGAAAAAGAAAAACTGGAAAAAATTCGTCGTCAAAAAAGAAAACGCAGCAAACGGGCTAAAGAGAAAATTCTTACAGCAAAACATCAGCAAGCAGAAAAAAAAGTTTTACGCGGCAAAGTTGTTATAGGGGAAGAATAG
- a CDS encoding ATP synthase F0 subunit C, translating to MKKSLVYVLSAMVMVIISASFAFAAPEAAAAAAAGTVDYTKAIIIGCSIIGAGLAIAFGTIGTGNGMGAGLNGATNAVGRNPEAQGKILLTMMVGLAMIESLAIYALVVALILLYANPLLKLIA from the coding sequence ATGAAAAAAAGTTTAGTTTATGTTTTGTCGGCGATGGTAATGGTTATAATTAGTGCTTCCTTTGCTTTTGCAGCGCCGGAAGCGGCAGCGGCAGCAGCAGCGGGAACTGTTGATTACACAAAAGCTATTATAATCGGTTGCTCAATAATTGGAGCAGGTCTTGCTATCGCTTTTGGTACAATTGGAACAGGTAATGGTATGGGCGCAGGTTTGAATGGCGCAACCAATGCTGTTGGTAGAAATCCTGAAGCTCAGGGTAAAATTCTTTTAACTATGATGGTCGGTCTTGCTATGATTGAATCTCTGGCCATTTACGCGCTGGTTGTTGCGTTGATCCTGCTTTACGCCAATCCGCTTTTGAAGTTGATTGCCTAA
- a CDS encoding Lrp/AsnC family transcriptional regulator: MEKLTEKQIKVARLIQKDMAVVKYPFDETGESCGLSGQEVLNITKELLNENIIRRFGALLRHQKAGYAKNALVVWSIPPGQVEQSGNILSSYSFVSHCYERNPAFKGKYNLFTMLHFRDENILPLIRDMAVATGIDEYLILESIKEYKKKSPEYFS, translated from the coding sequence ATGGAAAAACTGACAGAAAAACAAATTAAAGTTGCACGTTTGATCCAAAAAGATATGGCCGTGGTTAAATACCCATTTGATGAAACAGGTGAATCTTGCGGATTAAGCGGCCAAGAAGTCCTGAATATTACAAAAGAACTTTTGAATGAAAATATCATTCGCAGGTTCGGTGCCCTGCTTCGTCATCAAAAGGCAGGATACGCAAAAAACGCATTAGTAGTATGGTCAATACCTCCTGGGCAGGTAGAACAATCCGGTAATATTTTATCCTCCTATAGCTTTGTCTCTCATTGTTATGAAAGAAATCCAGCCTTCAAAGGAAAATATAACCTTTTTACTATGCTTCATTTTAGGGATGAAAACATTTTACCGCTAATCCGTGATATGGCAGTTGCAACAGGCATTGATGAATATCTAATATTGGAAAGCATTAAGGAATACAAAAAAAAATCTCCGGAGTACTTCTCGTGA
- the hemL gene encoding glutamate-1-semialdehyde-2,1-aminomutase, which yields MSKNRSNYFPQACKVIPGGVNSPVRAWKSVGGRPIFVSHAKGSKIFDVSGKEYIDYVLSWGPMILGHAHSKVTTAVCNKAKKGTSFGAPTPAETQMAKLISEAIPSMELIRMTSSGTEATMTAIRLARGFTGRNIIAKFDGCYHGHSDSLLIKAGSGVATFGIPGSPGIPVDLARLTLSLPYNDVGTLQKAIETYGSRLAAIVVEPVAGNMGVVPPRNGFLDKLRKLTAKYGIVLIFDEVITGFRFTFGGYQNLTDVKPDLTCLGKIIGGGMPVGAVGGKKEIMEKLAPLGDIYQAGTLSGNPLAMSAGLATLNILKTKKYSLLDEKTNILCQEIQRLFTAKGIDVCINRVHSMFTIFFHHGPVYDFNTAQKSDTAMFARFFHGMLKNSIWLAPSQFESGFLSFAHTQKDIEKTIDGCSKTLRNL from the coding sequence GTGAGTAAAAACAGATCAAATTATTTTCCCCAGGCATGTAAGGTAATCCCCGGCGGAGTTAATTCTCCGGTTCGAGCCTGGAAATCGGTGGGCGGCAGACCTATTTTTGTAAGCCATGCAAAAGGCAGCAAAATTTTTGACGTATCGGGTAAAGAATATATTGATTATGTTCTTTCCTGGGGGCCGATGATTCTGGGACACGCCCATTCGAAAGTAACCACAGCTGTTTGTAACAAAGCCAAAAAGGGAACCAGTTTCGGCGCTCCGACTCCCGCAGAAACGCAAATGGCAAAATTAATTTCCGAGGCCATTCCCTCGATGGAACTTATACGTATGACCTCCTCCGGTACTGAAGCAACTATGACCGCAATCCGTCTGGCGCGTGGCTTTACCGGCCGGAATATTATCGCCAAATTTGACGGCTGTTACCACGGACATAGTGACTCACTTTTGATTAAAGCCGGATCAGGTGTGGCAACTTTCGGAATTCCCGGTTCTCCGGGAATTCCGGTAGACCTCGCCAGATTGACGCTAAGTTTACCGTACAATGATGTTGGTACACTTCAAAAAGCAATAGAGACCTATGGCTCGCGGCTCGCGGCAATAGTCGTTGAACCTGTGGCGGGCAACATGGGTGTTGTTCCACCGCGGAATGGATTCCTGGATAAACTTAGAAAGCTTACAGCAAAATACGGCATAGTTTTAATCTTTGACGAAGTCATCACCGGCTTTCGCTTTACCTTCGGCGGTTATCAGAATTTAACAGATGTTAAACCGGACCTGACTTGCCTGGGTAAAATCATCGGCGGAGGAATGCCCGTCGGCGCCGTTGGCGGGAAAAAAGAAATCATGGAAAAACTTGCCCCCCTTGGAGATATTTATCAAGCCGGAACTCTTTCCGGAAATCCTTTGGCCATGAGCGCCGGTTTAGCTACGTTAAACATCCTTAAAACGAAAAAATACTCTTTATTGGATGAAAAAACCAACATTCTTTGTCAGGAGATACAACGCCTGTTTACGGCCAAAGGCATTGACGTTTGTATAAACAGAGTTCATTCTATGTTTACTATCTTCTTCCATCATGGTCCTGTTTACGATTTTAACACTGCTCAAAAATCAGATACAGCAATGTTTGCCCGTTTTTTCCATGGCATGCTGAAAAACAGCATCTGGTTGGCGCCATCTCAATTTGAGTCAGGATTTCTTTCTTTCGCTCATACGCAGAAAGATATAGAAAAGACGATTGATGGCTGTTCCAAAACATTAAGGAATCTATGA
- a CDS encoding nucleotide sugar dehydrogenase — protein sequence MKQTLTAQTFFAGKNKIAVIGLGYVGLPLAAHLSRHFKVIGFDINEEIVLELKKSHDRTMELSDTELKKSKIIFTSRQSDLSSSKLFIVAVPTPVDHFHVPDLGAIENASAIIGRQMSSGSCVVYESTVYPGVTEDICVPILERESKLKFGRDFTVGYSPERINPGDKIHTISNTTKIISASDAATLNLLEGIYSAVVKVNLHRVSSIKVAEAAKVIENTQRDINIALMNELAIIFNRMGIDTLEVLEAAGTKWNFLSFRPGLVGGHCIGVDPYYLTYKAESIGYRPEVILAGRRINDNMGKYVAQKAIKMMIASDIQVNKARVAVLGLSFKENVPDLRNTRVIDIIKELNDYGVEVLVHDPLADPDEARQHYNIELTSLRKIKNVDAVVLAVAHNNYKEIGLSRIAGLCRKNFPILLDIKAIFEPEKARSSGINYWRL from the coding sequence ATGAAACAAACTTTAACCGCCCAGACTTTTTTCGCGGGTAAAAACAAAATCGCTGTCATCGGTCTTGGATATGTGGGATTGCCCTTGGCGGCGCATTTATCGCGACATTTCAAAGTTATCGGATTTGATATTAATGAAGAAATAGTTTTGGAATTAAAAAAGAGTCACGACCGTACGATGGAGTTGTCCGATACCGAATTAAAAAAATCAAAAATTATTTTTACGTCAAGACAATCCGATCTTTCCTCAAGTAAGCTTTTTATCGTTGCTGTTCCGACACCGGTTGATCATTTTCATGTTCCCGACCTCGGCGCGATCGAAAATGCATCGGCTATCATCGGAAGGCAAATGTCCTCCGGTTCCTGTGTGGTTTACGAATCTACAGTATATCCGGGTGTAACTGAAGATATTTGCGTTCCGATACTGGAGAGAGAATCCAAATTGAAATTTGGCAGAGATTTTACGGTAGGCTATTCCCCGGAGCGTATCAATCCCGGTGATAAAATCCACACCATTAGCAACACCACAAAGATTATCTCTGCCTCTGACGCAGCCACATTGAATTTACTGGAAGGCATCTATAGCGCTGTTGTCAAAGTCAATCTGCATCGTGTCTCGTCAATAAAGGTTGCCGAAGCGGCAAAAGTTATTGAAAATACGCAACGTGATATTAACATAGCGCTGATGAACGAACTGGCCATTATCTTTAATCGAATGGGAATAGACACACTTGAAGTTTTAGAGGCAGCCGGAACAAAATGGAATTTTCTTTCCTTCCGCCCCGGCCTTGTCGGCGGTCATTGCATCGGAGTTGATCCATATTACCTGACCTATAAAGCGGAAAGTATCGGCTATCGTCCGGAAGTCATTCTAGCCGGACGCAGAATCAACGACAATATGGGCAAATATGTGGCCCAAAAAGCAATTAAGATGATGATTGCATCCGATATTCAGGTAAATAAAGCACGCGTAGCTGTTTTGGGACTATCATTTAAAGAAAACGTGCCTGATTTGCGTAACACGCGGGTTATCGACATAATAAAGGAATTAAATGATTACGGCGTAGAGGTTTTAGTTCACGATCCTCTGGCTGACCCTGATGAAGCTCGTCAACATTATAACATTGAGCTCACTTCGCTGAGAAAGATTAAAAATGTTGATGCTGTTGTTCTGGCTGTGGCACATAACAATTACAAAGAAATAGGGCTTTCCCGTATTGCCGGACTTTGTCGTAAAAACTTTCCTATTTTACTCGATATCAAGGCTATATTTGAACCGGAAAAGGCAAGATCATCAGGAATTAATTACTGGCGCTTATAA
- the gmd gene encoding GDP-mannose 4,6-dehydratase, whose product MKKAFITGITGQDGSYLTEFLLNKGYEVHGLIRRSSSFNTERINHLYRDFHTPDTKLFLHYGDLSVSGQLMDLLHSIQPSEIYHLGAQSHVRVSFDMPEYTGDVTGLGTLRILEAIRKIGIKAKFYQASSSEMFGAATPPQNEKTIFQPRSPYAAAKVYAYHIVQNYRDAYGLFATNGILFNHESPRRGETFVTRKITRAATQIKLGLKEKLYLGNLDAKRDWGFAGDFVEAMWLMLQEDKPDDFVIATGETHSVREFTQKVFSKLDLDYEKYVFIDPRYFRPTEVDVLLGDASKAKKMLSWKPKVTFDGLIDMMVANDMELAKKEKTLLDAGFSCTNNRHPA is encoded by the coding sequence ATGAAAAAAGCTTTCATTACCGGTATTACCGGGCAGGACGGTTCTTATTTAACGGAGTTTTTACTAAATAAAGGCTATGAAGTTCACGGTTTGATTCGCCGTTCGAGCTCTTTCAATACCGAACGCATCAATCACCTTTATCGTGATTTCCATACACCGGATACAAAATTATTCCTTCACTATGGCGATTTGAGCGTTTCCGGTCAATTAATGGATCTACTTCACTCCATTCAACCTTCCGAAATTTACCATTTGGGAGCCCAAAGTCATGTGCGCGTAAGTTTTGATATGCCTGAATACACCGGTGACGTCACGGGATTAGGAACTTTGAGGATTTTAGAGGCAATACGCAAAATCGGAATTAAAGCTAAATTTTATCAGGCATCATCAAGTGAAATGTTTGGGGCGGCAACACCGCCGCAAAATGAAAAAACCATCTTTCAGCCTCGCAGTCCCTATGCTGCTGCTAAAGTTTATGCATATCATATTGTGCAAAACTATCGCGATGCATACGGACTTTTCGCTACTAATGGTATTCTTTTCAATCACGAATCACCGCGTCGGGGAGAAACATTCGTAACTCGAAAGATAACGCGTGCAGCTACGCAAATTAAATTAGGATTAAAAGAGAAGCTTTATCTCGGTAATCTGGACGCAAAGAGAGACTGGGGTTTTGCAGGAGATTTTGTAGAAGCCATGTGGCTTATGCTACAAGAGGATAAACCGGATGATTTTGTAATTGCCACCGGCGAAACTCATTCGGTTCGTGAATTTACACAAAAAGTTTTTAGCAAGCTTGACTTGGATTATGAAAAATATGTTTTCATTGATCCACGCTATTTTCGTCCTACAGAAGTTGATGTCTTACTGGGAGACGCATCCAAAGCGAAAAAAATGCTAAGTTGGAAACCGAAGGTCACCTTTGATGGCCTTATTGATATGATGGTCGCAAACGACATGGAACTGGCAAAAAAAGAAAAAACTTTATTGGATGCAGGTTTTTCCTGCACCAACAACCGACATCCTGCTTAA
- a CDS encoding GDP-fucose synthetase produces MLLKNKRITVTGGKGFLGHHLLKKLKDHGCINIKIADLPEYNLTNITDIRRMYEETNPQIVIHLAAKVGGIGFNQEKPAELFYDNLIMGAQLLHEAYLRNIEKFVALGTICAYPKFTSVPFKEEDIWNGYPEETNAPYGLAKKMMLVQSQAYRRQYGFNSIFLLPVNLYGPGDNFDSSSSHVIPALIKKCFDAIDAHDDKIEVWGTGLATREFFYVEDAAQAIYLAALSYNKSEPVNIGTGSEISIKELTNLIVKLTGFTGNIVWDKSKPDGQPKRLLDTSKALKEFGFKASTDLNTGLMKTIKWYSENRHLLKK; encoded by the coding sequence ATCTTGCTAAAAAATAAACGTATAACCGTTACCGGCGGCAAAGGATTTTTGGGACACCACTTATTAAAGAAATTAAAAGATCACGGTTGCATTAATATTAAAATTGCTGATCTTCCCGAATACAATCTGACCAATATCACCGATATTCGCCGGATGTATGAAGAAACTAACCCCCAAATAGTTATTCATCTTGCCGCCAAGGTTGGCGGTATAGGTTTTAATCAGGAAAAACCAGCCGAACTTTTTTACGATAATTTAATCATGGGCGCGCAATTACTTCATGAAGCCTATCTCCGTAATATTGAAAAATTTGTCGCTTTGGGAACAATTTGTGCCTATCCTAAATTTACATCCGTGCCGTTTAAAGAAGAAGATATCTGGAATGGCTATCCGGAAGAAACCAATGCTCCTTATGGATTAGCCAAGAAAATGATGCTGGTACAATCGCAAGCTTACCGCCGGCAATATGGTTTCAATTCTATCTTTTTACTTCCGGTAAACCTTTATGGCCCGGGAGATAATTTCGATTCCAGTTCATCCCATGTTATCCCCGCTTTAATTAAAAAATGTTTTGATGCAATCGATGCCCATGATGATAAAATAGAAGTCTGGGGAACAGGTTTGGCCACCCGTGAATTTTTTTATGTGGAAGATGCGGCCCAAGCCATTTATCTGGCCGCTTTGTCGTACAATAAAAGTGAACCTGTTAATATCGGTACCGGCTCTGAAATATCCATTAAAGAACTGACAAATCTTATTGTGAAATTAACCGGTTTTACAGGAAATATTGTTTGGGATAAATCCAAACCGGATGGTCAGCCCAAACGCTTATTGGATACTTCCAAGGCATTGAAAGAATTTGGATTTAAGGCGAGCACTGACCTTAATACAGGACTAATGAAAACAATTAAATGGTATAGTGAAAACCGCCATCTATTGAAAAAATGA
- a CDS encoding F0F1 ATP synthase subunit: MDKDLQKYAMQMALASSIGIAMVLAIFGCLLLGSYLDRKFDSGHVFTVVFMMIGIAAGFRNIYVLIKKNFTDEEPIIKSLKSEPHRQRPAPKKD; encoded by the coding sequence ATGGATAAAGACCTCCAAAAGTATGCTATGCAAATGGCATTAGCCAGTAGCATAGGTATAGCCATGGTCTTGGCTATTTTTGGTTGCCTTTTACTGGGAAGTTATTTAGATCGTAAATTCGATTCCGGTCATGTTTTCACAGTTGTTTTTATGATGATAGGAATTGCGGCCGGTTTTCGAAACATATACGTTTTGATTAAAAAAAATTTTACGGATGAAGAACCGATAATAAAGAGTTTAAAAAGTGAACCTCATCGTCAAAGACCCGCTCCAAAAAAAGATTGA
- the atpB gene encoding ATP synthase F0 subunit A — protein sequence MHPLLFLENHYVPEQVMYALFVGILLATLSLLATRSLAVYPGKFQNVMEVIIGGFDSLLNEIMGHNGRKFFPLIATLGLFILASNLIGIVPGFESPTANINTNLAMALIVFFSTHVVGVKEHGFKYFKQFCGPVWWLIPLMLPIEIISHLSRPLSLTFRLFGNIKGEDIVLLVVLFLVPYFVPLPVFVLMIFTSLVQTLVFMLLAMMYIAGAMEEGH from the coding sequence ATGCATCCACTGCTTTTCCTAGAAAATCATTATGTTCCTGAACAAGTCATGTATGCATTGTTTGTCGGGATCCTTTTGGCTACGCTTTCTTTACTGGCCACAAGAAGTTTGGCAGTTTATCCCGGCAAGTTCCAAAATGTAATGGAAGTGATTATCGGAGGATTTGATTCTCTGCTTAATGAAATAATGGGACATAACGGAAGAAAATTTTTTCCTTTGATTGCGACCCTGGGACTATTTATTCTTGCCTCTAATCTTATAGGCATTGTCCCCGGCTTTGAATCTCCCACGGCAAACATTAACACCAACCTTGCCATGGCTCTGATTGTTTTTTTCTCCACGCATGTTGTTGGAGTTAAGGAACATGGATTTAAATACTTTAAGCAATTTTGCGGACCAGTCTGGTGGCTTATACCTCTTATGCTGCCGATTGAAATTATAAGCCATTTGTCACGACCTCTCTCTTTGACTTTCCGATTATTCGGTAATATCAAAGGTGAAGACATCGTTCTGCTGGTTGTTCTTTTCCTTGTTCCGTATTTTGTTCCACTACCTGTTTTTGTGTTGATGATTTTTACGTCTTTAGTCCAGACGCTTGTTTTTATGCTCTTGGCTATGATGTATATCGCCGGGGCCATGGAAGAAGGTCATTAA